In one Candidatus Neomarinimicrobiota bacterium genomic region, the following are encoded:
- a CDS encoding SIR2 family protein: MTITDDKTLSDLQGDVIDSRDLIAAMDYWSGEVDNLQETIDDLNDDTSAEKPTKELLDELEEAKNFIHKKIVEILLPNNLRTNKKLLENALSKIDKGDTIITFNYDLLLEQGLLKRGLWNPKDGYCIGEVKEDELDIIANLDKSDVRVLKMHGSISWESPSWHDSNLRILLKDPYNDLPFFDEIDTPKNDVEKKYTSYQSHHVILPTFMKFYRHKWEIELVKLAANALSKTEEVYIVGYSLPEADAMANFLFSSIKQDIVIKIINPNAGELRERLVRIFGLSRSKIIDESSKLEVWLENDCKYIEHEKTLKNEEMINRMIEEMDN; encoded by the coding sequence ATGACAATAACTGATGACAAAACGCTGAGCGACCTGCAGGGTGATGTCATAGACAGCAGGGATCTGATTGCTGCTATGGATTACTGGAGTGGTGAGGTGGATAACCTGCAGGAAACAATAGATGATCTGAACGATGATACATCTGCAGAGAAACCAACAAAGGAATTGCTTGATGAACTCGAAGAGGCAAAAAATTTTATTCATAAAAAGATTGTAGAGATTTTACTTCCGAATAATCTTAGAACAAACAAGAAACTGCTCGAAAATGCTTTATCAAAAATCGATAAAGGTGACACAATTATTACATTTAACTATGACCTGTTATTAGAACAGGGATTGTTAAAAAGAGGGCTTTGGAATCCTAAAGATGGATATTGCATAGGAGAAGTAAAAGAGGACGAATTAGATATAATAGCAAATCTAGACAAATCTGATGTAAGAGTATTAAAAATGCATGGATCTATTTCTTGGGAATCTCCTTCATGGCACGACAGTAATTTAAGGATATTATTAAAAGATCCGTATAATGATTTACCGTTTTTTGATGAAATTGATACACCGAAAAACGATGTTGAAAAAAAATATACGTCTTATCAGAGTCACCATGTAATTCTACCTACTTTTATGAAATTCTATAGACATAAATGGGAAATTGAACTAGTGAAACTGGCTGCTAATGCTCTTTCTAAAACAGAAGAAGTGTATATTGTTGGATACAGCCTACCGGAAGCAGATGCAATGGCAAATTTTCTTTTTTCATCAATTAAGCAAGATATTGTAATAAAAATTATTAATCCGAATGCAGGTGAATTAAGAGAGAGATTAGTAAGAATATTTGGATTGTCGCGGAGCAAGATAATAGATGAAAGTAGCAAGTTGGAAGTTTGGCTGGAAAATGATTGTAAATACATAGAACATGAAAAAACACTCAAAAATGAAGAAATGATTAATCGTATGATTGAAGAGATGGATAATTAA